The following nucleotide sequence is from Paralichthys olivaceus isolate ysfri-2021 chromosome 22, ASM2471397v2, whole genome shotgun sequence.
CTGCTCCCCTTCCTGCAGAAAGCTTCGGTCGGCATCACCGTCCTCAACCTGTGCGCGCTAAGTGTGGACAGGTAACGTACGCACCAATCGTCATATACGATACATCTGAGaaccttttttctgtgtgagacCAGGATTTGTTGATCTCACGTTCAGATTTTGTCGAGCTTTCACTCTAAACTCTGCACTGAGattctccagcttcagctcttctcttcTCATAAACAATGGAATCAGATATAATGCTCAGAAAATAATGACATGTCAATGCTTTAAAAAGTTCATGTTGTCCCGCAGGTATCGTGCGGTGGTGTCCTGGTCTCGGGTACAGGGCACAGGTGTTCCCATGGTAACAGCAGTGGAGATAGTGGCGATCTGGGTGCTGTCCATCGTGCTCGCCGTGCCGGAGGCCGTCGGCTTCAACATGGTCAACTTTGACTACAACAACGTCACCATTAGGACCTGCATGCTGGAACCCAGGACGCCTTTTCTCgctgtgagtgcatgtgtgtgtgtgcgtatgtgtgtgcatgtgtctgtgcacgTGTTTGCCAGCGACAGTAAAAACAATCTGTGAGATCAAAATCAAGGAAAAGACTTTTGTTAtaaattatcatattttcaacttctcacttttttctttgaatcaCTCTCAAGTTATTTGATTAAATCACATTAACTCAAAACACTTCATTGAATTTGACCCTTAACATTTAACTTTTGTGATAAAGTTACATTTAAATCTAATGTGTCAGAGTTTTAGATCCAGTTTTTCTATTGTAGATGTTAAATGGAATTCCCAGTCCTAAAACAATATCAGCTTGTTGACTCTCAGTTATATAATTGAACATCTCATGGGTGGAGAGGGTTTGATTCTGGTCCGTTCAGGGTGAGGTCTCTTTAGTTCAGACAGTTTATAtcatcatttcctgtttgcGTGTCCAGATCATGGCTAAAGTCAACAAACTCTGTCCTGGCCCTGGAAACTGAGCCCGGGTCAGCTGACCTGCTATCAGGCTCAATCATTAGAACTCGACCTTTCAAAACATTCTGACCAGACCCATTTGATTCTGAGGAcacttttctctccacagttctctcttcagtttctctgtGATTTCAAGGTCTCGGCCTGAATATGTAAAGCGCTATGAGATAATTCAGattatacaaataacattttattttattttattatctcaaTGTTCTTATGtcgttgtgtgtgtttctgtgtggtcCAGTTCTACCGGGAAGCGAAGGACTGgtggctgtttggtttctacTTCTGCGTCCCTCTGGTCTGCTCTGTTGTGTTCTACGGCCTGATGACCTGCGAGATGCTGAGACACCAGAAAGGAAGTCTGAAGATCTCACTGAGCGAACACCTcaaacaggtacacacacaagcacacagacatacatgcAGCTACCTTTCCTAGAAATATCGTCACAACTTCCATTtgaaaaatgtgcagcacaAGAACATTTTGGATCAGACTGAATAAGTTAAACGTGTGGATGTGAAGTCGGACATTTCAgattcactttctctctccagcGTAGAGAAGTCGCCAAAGCAGTTTTCTGTCTGGTGCTGATCTTCGCTCTGTGCTGGTTTCCACTGCATCTGAGTCGACTGCTGAAAAAAACCATCTATAGATCCCATGATGCTCGCCGCTGTGACTTCTTAAAGTGCGTGACTGTTTTATTTACCATGTATTTCTACCTCTTTGCTCTCCTGGCCATTCTGGAGTGTGGTTCAACGTCATGTGCTCTTCTTCTGTAGTTTCCTGTTGGTGTTGGACTACTTCAGCATCAACATGGCGACCATCAACTCCTGCATCAATCCCATAATCCTCTACTTCGTCTCCAAGAAGTTCAAAAACTGCTTCAAGGTAAAAACAGaatttgtgtttgcacacaGCTGAGGCAGAGTGACATCAGGGCGTGGTCATGGGGTCAAAGGGGCGTGAGACATTGATAACATGACAGGGCACAGACTAAAATACTCGATCGCATGTTGTGGGAGTGAAAATATCTCGAGGAAAGAgatctttgacctttgacttgtGGGAAGCGAGCAGTGACATTGGTTTAAAGGGGCACTCCACCGACGTTAAAGGAGACACTTAACTTTTTAACTTCTCGTCAGTCGTCTGGCTGAGAGCTCCTCATCACGCCCTTCAACAAAACCAGGTCAAACTAGAGGCCGACATTTCTtcactggccaatcagagcagactttatcaggaggagggacagaggctgaaaagaggagcagcagcgatggacagtTTGAAGACAGCGACGTGTTCGTAGTATTTCCTGTAACCAAGCGTTTACATCACGTGACCAGTGAACATGTCACgtgatatttgttttcagttgagtTAGGAGATAATTTTGGTTTTGGGTGTGTCAGTGTGGACGTAgcctgtgtttgaatgtgttcacagcagagttgcattatgggaaatgtaggccGCATCATTTATGGATCTGTACTACTAGAGACTAAAATGTGGGACATCTTATccgttgtttttttcaatatgaAGTTATTTCTTGAATCCCTCTACTTTATTGAAGTAAACAAATTGAAATCGCTGGAGTTCCCCTTTAATCCGTCTCACCCCCTGTCTctccccaccccaccccacccctctctctccagtcctgtctgtgttgttgtttttattctggcGCTTTCTCTAACAGTCTGATGCCTCTCCACCATGGGACGAGTCTGCAGTACAAACACCCTgatcactgagagagagagagagagagagagagagagagagcagacgTCCAACACCTGCACTGACCAACACGTCCACACACCATCGCGTGTTAATGCAGTTTTAAACATCGTGTTTATTACAGGCtaatatttctatatttctatatCGGGAACTTTATGgtcaaaagtatgtggacacctCTGGTTTCATTACACCCACAATAGGAACCTGCTGagttgatttagatttttttgatATTGATGAGTTTTACATCAGGACTTGTAAGAAGTGCAAAAGTCAGAGGTCGACtgacagaaatatttaaaatgtgtatatgTAATATCATGAATTTTAAATAaccattgtgtgtctgtgtttgtttcttctaatcTTTTATATAAGTATTTATCAATAAAGTCATATTCTCATCGAAGTTCAAGTCTGTTTTGTGTTGCACACGTGTGCGTTCGTGTGTCTAATAAATGAGTCTGAACCAATGAGCTAATGTAATTGTGTTTTATGCTGACAGCCTGGAGATGGAAGAAACAGCACTTTATagaaaactggatttatttcCATTTGGTTAAATAGAATATGGAAGatataaataattgaaatgaCTGCTGCAGGCTCTGTATGAATAATCCTGGTGTCTACATCAAGGTGCAAACATCAGTATAGACGTTAGTGAGATAGAGTGAATATGAAATCATGCAGATGTTTCCATATCACAACATCTGGACATCATCGGTGCGTCATCGTTATGATATAATTCAATTTGCCTGTTTGTGACTCCAAACACGTGACTGGTGACGACAGAGACGATGCCCCTCCCTCCCGGTGACGCGGGCGCACGAACACGGGCGTCGGGCGGACGAGGCGCGGACGGCAGCCTCCTCTGTGTCGGTGTGAAACCCGGAGCATCACCCGGTGGATGCGATCGATCGGGCCGGTGATCGCTGCCACAGCTGATCCGTTCAGTTCCGGTtaaagggagagggaggaggaggaggaggaggtggtggaggaggaggaggaggaggatgcgtTGCCTGGAGACAGAGccggaggagctgaggaggaaaacAGGGCATCAGAGTGAATGAGCATCTTCATCTCCAGCcgtcctcctcctgtttttcagtatttataacaatttataatttaatattttaaaacccGTTTCCACTGTTTAGACGATAAACAGGTTCACATCTAAATGTGTGTTTCGTATCTGGTTTCTAACGAGCTGATTCACTGAGACGCTGCTTCGTGTTGACCTCACTGCACTTCATGATGTGGACATTAAACATGAATATTAGTGTGTGTCCACAGTGACGAGTCTCCGTTTGTTCTCGTGACACTGTGCAGAATAGaaaacctgtttttttcattttatatagaatgtgtgtcacactgacaaagataagttaagataatcTGTTTTTGATCGCAGCCCTTGTACAGAATAAATATAGCACGAGAcgaatatacagtatgtggtgTCGTGCAGTGTAACgttgtgtatgtgttgtgttgcagaaaCGTGGGGTCACAGTGGAGATGAGCCTGTAGTTCGACACTGACAGTGAAACAACAGTGATGCCGTGTTCGTGTGCAGAGTGGCGGCGGTGGATCCGCCCGCTGGTTCTGGTCCTCTACGCCCTCCTGCTGCTGGCCGTGCTGCCGCTCTGCATCTGGGAGCTGCAGAAGGACAAAGTATAACATCCGTCTTTCTTCGCTCATCACCTCCACCTGTCGTCCTTCAGTTCGAGAGCAGTTTCACGTTTTtgcagattttgtaatgctctcAATCAAACCCTGCGCTCACACTCAAACAGCCTCTGATGGAAACCGAGAGCTTGCactcaaatgttttgttgcttGGATGGATtcccagcttcagctcttctccttgTGGTCACACTGCTTCTGTGCACGTGAAACATCTTCTCTAGAAGTCTGTCTAATTTCCCCAAACAAAAGAGTGCAGGTGCAGCGTTGTCCTTGTACTTGATGCTTTGGCTTTAATTCAAACACTCTCCTCATGCTCACGCTGCTTCTGGGCTTTATTCTTGACAGGTGAAATCGTCCGGCCTTCATTGTGGGTTAGCTTTTCTTCTTGGAGAGTCCTGAACGATTGGTAACTATAACCGGGTTCATGCTCTCGCGAACTCCACTGCTCTATTATTACACCTACTTCCCTTTGAAAGAAAAGTTAACACACCCAGAACGAGACGAAAGCTGGAGCACAGGAAATCTGAacgtgaaatcaataagtcctgctctcaaactgaaagaccacgctctggAATAAAGAGGAATAAAAGCCCATATCCACGCTTCTGTGGTGACACGTGAGCGATGAAGATGGAGCTCACACTCATCACTGAACGTTTCTCCGTCAGGTCGGGACTCACAGTAAAGCCTGGTTCATCGCCGGCGTCTTTGTTTTCCTGACGATCCCCATTTCACTGTGGGGGATCCTGCAGCACATGGTGCACTACACCCAGCCTGAGCTGCAGAAACCCATcatcaggtacacacacacacacacacacacacacacacacacacacacacacactcacacacacacactcacactcacacacacacacacacactctctctctctctctctctctgtttgagtactctccatctctctcccctaGAATACTATGGATGGTGCCAATCTACAGTCTGGACAGTGTGagtcatcatcacacacaaacacacagtgacatgcCCCTTTTAATCCAATATGTTGCCATAGTAACCGGACCTAGATGACCAGACGTCGAGTGAAGGAGCTCACACTCTTCTGTGATTCTTCACTTGTCTCCATTACAGCTAGAGAAATCTACGCCTCCTgtatttccttctttctttaaTGTGACTCCGGCAGCATCtttagcatcactgaggattaatttataatatgaacatgaataaatataatatatatgatattCTATCAGGGactcttctgtttctctcctcagtGGCTGGCTCTGCGGTATCCCGGCCTGGCCATATACGTGGACACGTGCAGGGAGTGCTACGAAGCCTACGTCATCTACAACTTCCTGTCCTTCCTGCTCAACTTCCTCAGTAACCAGTACCCGAGCCTGGTGTTGATGCTGGAGgtccaacagcagcagccacatctGCCGCCGCTCTGCTGCTGCCCCCCCTGGCCCATGGGAGAGTGAGAGGATGATTAATGTCGTTATGGCGACGGATGTACAGACGGATTGGAACCCACATGTTCAtatgctcctctctctgtctgtcagggtGCTGCTGTTCAGGTGTAAGCTGGGAGTCCTCCAGTACACTGTGGTCAGACCCGTAACCACGGTGATAGCGCTGTAAGTTTTTAACTGTAACCACGGGGACACAATTATCAGTATCATCTGCTGACAATCTGTAAAACGTTTCCGTCTCCGTCTGCAGGATCTGTCAGCTCTGCGGCGTTTACGACGAAGCCAACTTCAGCTTCAGAAACGCCTGGTCCTACCTGGTCATAGTCAACAACATTTCTCAGCTGGTAAACACACGTCGCACACGCAGCGTCCGCATCTTAATGTTGTACCTTTGTCAGCTCGATCACGAAGGCCTGTCCCTCTGCAGTTTGCCATGTACTGTCTGGTGCTGCTGTACCGAGCTCTCAGAGTGGAGCTGACTCCCATCAGGCCCGTGGGCAAGTTCCTCTGCGTCAAACTGGTCGTCTTCGTCTCCTTCTGGTGAGGAATTatggaagaagagagggagggaggaaggaggtaAAGAGTTTTGTTGTCactcacccccccctcctcaccccctctCCTTAGGCAGGCTGTTTTAATAGCGTTCCTTGTGAAGGTCGGTGTGATCTCCGACAAACACACCTGGGACTGGGACAGCGTGGAGGCCGTGGCCACTGGACTGCAGGTGAGACGCTTAAACGCGCTGCTTATTTGCAGCCATGAGATCAATTTATTCAAGAGCATGGACTTTCGTGGTCTTCCCGCTCGCACTCGAAACCCCTGCTTGTGCTCTAATTGTGCATATTTTTTGTTTGATAAATACAGGACTTCATCATCTGCATTGAGATGTTCCTGGCTGCCATTGCTCACCACTACACCTTCAGCTACAAGCCTTACGTCCaggtaatctatctatctatgtatgtaTCCATAtatccatttatctatctatctatctatctctctatctatctctctctctatctctccagGAAGCGGAGGAGGGCTCGTGTTTCGACAGTTTTTTGGCCATGTGGGATTTCTCAGACATCAGAGCTGACGTCACAGAGCAGGTCCGCCATGTTGGTGAGTCtcaatactttatttttcattactgaATTTTTAAATGATCTAATCATAATTCtaattaattaaatgatttatttatttttttatatttattttttttaatatttaataagtatttatttatctgcgCAATTTCATCAATATAAATGCTTTTCTATTCTAACTTTTGATTTTATTCTAGGTTTAGTTATTGACATTCATTTCTGAATTTTCAGGGCTGCACCAAATTAATATTCTATCATCATTATTAATTAATCTGATAACTGATCACTTTCAGTATTTTATCTGGAAAAATATCTGcaattatttttaacaaacCAAGACGACTAAAAGTTACtcaacaaatattttatattttttaattaattaattaatttgaactGGTTGGCAATTAATTAAGTTATGAATTGATTAGTGTTCTAACTATTGCAGCTTTATTTTCTACagtttaaaaacttttattttatatttagaaacTCTGACGAAGATGACATCATTGACATCTGGTTTTGGTCACTGACCATTGCCTggtaaccatggtaaccatCCCTCTGATCCTCCATCAGGTCGTACATTCCTGGGTCGTCCCAACAAGATGTATTTTGGCGCCGCGTCTCGACCTGAGCACTCCGAACACACCGGCCTCCTCACGGCGACCTCTCAGGACCCCGTCACCGCGGCCGCCACGTCGATGCCCTCCTCGCCTTCTTCAAGTGGGCGGTACCAAGGCCTCGGCCACACCCCCGCCCCTCACTCTATTTCCGCCCCAGCGGGCTTCACTTCCTCATCGTGGGAGGATGACAGCGACAACACGCCTCCACAAGAAGGTGGCGTACAATAACAGGGCGGCGTCGCAGCGAGGACACATCCAGGAAGTAGGACTGTGGCGAAACTCAGATTCTGTGGAAAATCAAAAATTGTAAAAAGAACTGTTGTTTCCATGTTCATGAAAAACAAGATAATTAATCGAGAGCAGGTGAAGGAAAGCAGAGACATGATGCCAAAGCCGTGTttgttaagagaaaaaaaaaatctgtattttgaAGATGTTGCTTTGGCGGTTGGAGTGAAGCTGGTTTCTTCAGAGGGAGTGAGTCTTCGTCTTATTTTACACGTCTGTGGTTCTTTAGTGTCACCGATCTGTTTGTTCTCATTCACAATAAATCAACACGTCACATGTAAACAACAGAATGTGTGTCCTTAGTTTCAGAGAAGTCTCACGACTCCAACAACTCAAAGTCGTCGCCACACAATTTTGGATTTTAATAATAAAGTCGTTTTAACCAGAATGATTTGTCTGATTAACTCATTTCAGAACAACGAATCcataatattataaaatgtgaaaaagtgtaatataataatatcataAGATGTTATTGTTTGTTAACAGCGTTGTTCTCTTTCTCAGGAGGAACAATcagaacatttttctttttttcttcaccaaCTGGTATTTTTGTAGAAATGTAAGTGCGCAGAGTTAATATGTAATCATCACGTGTCAAATCGAAAGTAAAAGTGTTTAAGGACAGAGGACATTTTGTGATCGTCCGttgagctgcttcctgtcaggaCGGATTCtggaaacaagaagaaaaaccttTTTCTGACGTCAAAGTaagtttaattgtttgtttacGTGTTTATGAacgtgtgtgtcctctgtgtgtgtgtgtgtgagtgtgtggatctgtgtgtgtcccCTGGGTgagtaatctgtgtgtgtgatctgtgtgtgtgtgcgtgtgtgtgtatttcttacTGCGTGGCATGCGGACGTGTTAAAATGCTACGAATTTAAAAAGATCACAGCAGCTCAACTTTGTCTCAAAGTGAAAACTAACGACGTCACCTCATCGATAATGACGCAGATCTATTATTTTATTACGTGTAAACGTCTGAGCTGGTGAACTTTACCACAGGAGGGCAGCAGATCACGATTGAAACACGTGAGAGCAGATGTTAtgacagaaaagaaatgttgactattttacaaacaaacagcgaGAACTGAAACATATCAACaaactacagacaaacaaataaataaacacaacaggGATTCATCgaaaaaacactaaaaaataCACAGGTgcttaaatgaaaatattaaagttGAGTTTATCCTGCTGACCAATTTAATGACGTTATAATGCAGCTAAAATAGTCAGAAACAGCAATAAGCATGttgtaaatcatttttaaaagtgcaaGATAACCTGGTTCTTCCTTTATGAACCTTGTCTGTTcttgtttcagctgcagaaatgaagaggaagaggaatgaAGAGGCTCCGGCCCACAGCCCCAAGTCGTCAGTCAGGTGAATGACATTAGAGGAAAATTAGTAAAGAGGAGTAAAGACAGTTTGTTTTAGTTATTCACCTATGTGTTGTATagttggtgagtgactgaccaATCTCTCCCATTTTAGTTCACCGACGACAACAGATGGATCCCAGAGTCCCAGTGGAGTCTCCTTTAAATCCAAACACATACCACCTAACCTCGGAGCTGAGAGTCCTGAACGGTAACtctacattttgtgttttttaattaaagtaagtAAGTATATCTTTAAATGGGCGCgacagaggaggacacaggTTATGCTGTCTGTCACAGTCATTTAAGTAAATATCAATACAGATAGGAAAGAATGACAGTGTTGGTAATCAAATAAAGTAAATCTCTCCTATTTTAGTTCACCGAGGACAACAGATGGATCCCCGTGTCCCAGTGGAGTCTCCTTTAAGAGTAATAAATCCAAACACGTACCACCTAACCTCGGAGCTGGGAGTCCTGAACGGTAACtctacattttgtgttttttaattaaagtaagtAAGTATATCTTTAAATGGGTGCgacagaggaggacacaggTTATGCTTTCTGTCACAGTCATTTAAGTAAAAATCAGTCATTTAAGAGTAAATCTCTCCTCTTTTAGTTCACTGACGACAACAGATGGATCCCCGTGTCCCAGTGGAGTCTCCTTTAAATCCAAACACGTACCACCTAACCTCGGAGCTGAGGCACCTGAACGGTAactcaaatgaatgaattaaaaatgaattctgTGTCATGTCCAAACACAACTTTGAACCAAAACTGATAaagaatttatttaaaaataaaactactgCTGAAAAAGTGCTTCGTTTGAGTGACTACGTTGGCCAATCATGTGCCATCTGTTGCACTGCTTACAGTCAGCTGACTGGGGAACCATCCAGCAGGTCATGCAAACAATGTCTAACATCAGACTGGGACGAGTCGGACTCCCGCTGTCTGACGTGTGAAAGGAAACGCCAAAAAGTATCTCAAAGCCTCAAAGACGTCACCGGTAAGTTTGAATACTGCCACCACAACTTATTCTAAAAATAAAGTCAGACTTCATAATCAATCTGAGCATGACATGTTGGTCAGTAACATTTACGTGTGAAGG
It contains:
- the LOC109643818 gene encoding endothelin receptor type B-like isoform X2, which encodes MSSGGSEQCSGTGPRFSSRSTSKSWVFIAQLIVWCLASASPVGCHSNFSSLSDGVMSDLHSTDSPLRPRAENVIQTSDRDPHLVQETVNKPLLSLEHHNLKHPSQLRHKHDRSPHSPSINSSAAVRETPASPPRCIHVTSINTAFKYINTVISCVIFAVGIIGNATLLRIICQNKSMRNGPNALIASLALGDLIYIAIDIPINIYKLLAMQWPFADSVFGLFLCKLLPFLQKASVGITVLNLCALSVDRYRAVVSWSRVQGTGVPMVTAVEIVAIWVLSIVLAVPEAVGFNMVNFDYNNVTIRTCMLEPRTPFLAFYREAKDWWLFGFYFCVPLVCSVVFYGLMTCEMLRHQKGSLKISLSEHLKQRREVAKAVFCLVLIFALCWFPLHLSRLLKKTIYRSHDARRCDFLNFLLVLDYFSINMATINSCINPIILYFVSKKFKNCFKSCLCCCFYSGAFSNSLMPLHHGTSLQYKHPDH
- the LOC109643818 gene encoding endothelin receptor type B-like isoform X1, yielding MSSGGSEQCSGTGPRFSSRSTSKSWVFIAQLIVWCLASASPVGCHSNFSSLSDGVMSDLHSTDSPLRPRAENVIQTSDRDPHLVQETVNKPLLSLEHHNLKHPSQLRHKHDRSPHSPSINSSAAVRETPASPPRCIHVTSINTAFKYINTVISCVIFAVGIIGNATLLRIICQNKSMRNGPNALIASLALGDLIYIAIDIPINIYKLLAMQWPFADSVFGLFLCKLLPFLQKASVGITVLNLCALSVDRYRAVVSWSRVQGTGVPMVTAVEIVAIWVLSIVLAVPEAVGFNMVNFDYNNVTIRTCMLEPRTPFLAFYREAKDWWLFGFYFCVPLVCSVVFYGLMTCEMLRHQKGSLKISLSEHLKQRREVAKAVFCLVLIFALCWFPLHLSRLLKKTIYRSHDARRCDFLNFLLVLDYFSINMATINSCINPIILYFVSKKFKNCFKSDASPPWDESAVQTP
- the LOC109643821 gene encoding transmembrane protein 184C-like, translating into MPCSCAEWRRWIRPLVLVLYALLLLAVLPLCIWELQKDKVGTHSKAWFIAGVFVFLTIPISLWGILQHMVHYTQPELQKPIIRILWMVPIYSLDSWLALRYPGLAIYVDTCRECYEAYVIYNFLSFLLNFLSNQYPSLVLMLEVQQQQPHLPPLCCCPPWPMGEVLLFRCKLGVLQYTVVRPVTTVIALICQLCGVYDEANFSFRNAWSYLVIVNNISQLFAMYCLVLLYRALRVELTPIRPVGKFLCVKLVVFVSFWQAVLIAFLVKVGVISDKHTWDWDSVEAVATGLQDFIICIEMFLAAIAHHYTFSYKPYVQEAEEGSCFDSFLAMWDFSDIRADVTEQVRHVGRTFLGRPNKMYFGAASRPEHSEHTGLLTATSQDPVTAAATSMPSSPSSSGRYQGLGHTPAPHSISAPAGFTSSSWEDDSDNTPPQEGGVQ